The nucleotide window CGCCGGTGCCGCAGGCCAATGTCCAGCCTACACCGCGCTCCCACGTTCTGACCTGCAGTTCACCATTTTCCCGCCAGCGCACAAAATCCACGTTGGTGCCTTCCGAAAAGAAGGGATGCGTTCCGATGGAACGAGCTTGATCATCACTGATCCGATCAGGATCCGCTGTAAAAATAACAGTGTGCGGTACCCCCAGCCAGAAGCTGCAGGACTGCTGCTGAGATAAAAACGGCGCGTGAAGCAGGCCCGGAAGCAGCGGCTGCTGTGTAATCCGATGCGCATCAAAGTCCGGTTTCCCTGCCTCCACCTTACAGATAAACGGTTCGGTTGAACAAATCCAGGCTTGTCTGAGCCCATCGCCCGTTCCAATCACCCAGGTGTGATCGGCATCGATCCAGCCCTTGCGGTAAGCATAATGCACAAAACAGCGCAGACCATTGCCGCACATGTTGGCGCGCGACCCATCCTGATTCCACAGCTCCATGCTTAACGGATCACGGTGAGCAATGATCAGTCCGTCCGCCCCAAACCCACGATGGCGGTCACACAAAGCAGCCACTTGTGCGCAGTCCATAACTGGAGTTCGGCTACCGT belongs to Holdemania massiliensis and includes:
- the dapF gene encoding diaminopimelate epimerase gives rise to the protein MILEKYQGCGNDFLIVDGSRTPVMDCAQVAALCDRHRGFGADGLIIAHRDPLSMELWNQDGSRANMCGNGLRCFVHYAYRKGWIDADHTWVIGTGDGLRQAWICSTEPFICKVEAGKPDFDAHRITQQPLLPGLLHAPFLSQQQSCSFWLGVPHTVIFTADPDRISDDQARSIGTHPFFSEGTNVDFVRWRENGELQVRTWERGVGWTLACGTGACASAVAAAIFGLCPLPAQVRCPGGLLSVEQAEDQACLLSGPSQFIGRVEGRDCG